The Ignavibacteria bacterium genome includes a region encoding these proteins:
- a CDS encoding tetratricopeptide repeat protein: MVRKIFSIIILVTVFCGQWETAHSQNIDDMNKFRLAQSYESIGNHEKALELYRELFKKEPNQYQYYEAFLRGLNQLKKYDEAIGILKQRLQLHPNDFNLYGEIAVIYNRKEMDDSLNFFVKRGIDLDPKNPMAYKFISNTLIQNRLFEKSIDVLEKGKKATADYLMFSIDLISVHAILMNYRAACIEMVELLKIDQNQSGFVQSKLASFFNKLDALKTSIQIFETAPKDNLAAMRILSWLYFQAKEFTKAFDAAWKIDHLSNSKGYEILSFADRAYKEKELAQAISAYEYLLREYSDSKDLRAFSIIGLARSNEEKFTLEAEQITGKWKKYRRPVSTDNQTAKHAIDFYSVVIKDFPASNLIAEALFKAGRINFEYFFDIQSAEPLLKQVIDYYPLSEFHAKALLLLAEIEKIRENYSQAENYFTQVRISPRASENERFYSDYKIAELLILKGLVDSAKNKLIQLSKNNLLDVTNDVLELLILIQENEDNNNVLNFIKAQQLIDQKKFSEAVESFEKLSRGDDGLNITNLSRFEIAELKILFNDYSNALAQLVYIVDQKDKTIFGDRALFRQTEIYLYGIKDSIKTIQFLEKLLVDYPQSLLITEARKIINRIKENNL; this comes from the coding sequence GAACCAAATCAATACCAATACTATGAAGCATTTCTTCGCGGATTGAATCAATTAAAAAAATATGATGAAGCAATTGGAATATTGAAACAAAGACTTCAACTACATCCAAATGATTTTAATCTTTATGGAGAGATAGCCGTAATTTACAACCGGAAAGAAATGGATGACTCGCTGAACTTTTTTGTGAAAAGAGGCATTGATCTCGATCCCAAAAATCCGATGGCTTATAAATTCATATCAAATACATTGATTCAAAATCGGTTGTTTGAAAAATCTATTGATGTGCTAGAGAAAGGAAAAAAAGCAACAGCCGACTACTTGATGTTTTCAATTGACTTGATATCAGTTCATGCAATTCTTATGAATTACAGAGCAGCGTGTATTGAAATGGTTGAGCTTCTAAAAATTGATCAAAATCAATCTGGATTTGTCCAGAGCAAACTGGCAAGCTTTTTCAATAAGCTTGATGCATTAAAAACATCAATTCAAATATTTGAAACTGCACCGAAAGATAATCTTGCCGCGATGAGAATACTTTCTTGGTTATATTTTCAAGCGAAGGAATTTACAAAAGCGTTTGATGCAGCTTGGAAGATTGACCATCTCAGTAACTCAAAAGGGTACGAGATACTTTCTTTTGCCGATAGGGCATACAAAGAAAAGGAATTGGCTCAAGCTATAAGTGCATATGAATACCTACTTAGAGAATATTCTGACTCAAAAGATCTACGCGCCTTTTCGATCATCGGATTAGCTCGTTCCAATGAGGAAAAATTTACATTAGAAGCGGAACAAATCACTGGCAAATGGAAAAAGTATCGACGGCCGGTTAGTACTGATAACCAAACAGCAAAGCATGCAATTGATTTTTATAGTGTGGTCATAAAAGATTTTCCAGCTTCAAATTTAATTGCTGAAGCCTTATTCAAAGCTGGTCGAATCAATTTTGAATATTTTTTTGATATCCAGTCAGCTGAACCGCTGTTAAAGCAAGTTATTGATTACTACCCACTAAGTGAATTTCATGCAAAAGCGTTATTGCTTTTAGCTGAAATTGAGAAAATCCGAGAAAATTATTCTCAAGCGGAAAATTACTTTACACAAGTACGAATTTCGCCGCGTGCAAGTGAGAATGAGAGATTTTACAGTGATTATAAAATTGCCGAATTGCTTATACTTAAAGGACTGGTAGATTCAGCAAAGAATAAATTAATTCAATTAAGTAAAAATAATCTTCTCGATGTTACAAATGATGTACTTGAATTATTGATTTTAATTCAAGAGAATGAAGACAATAATAATGTATTAAATTTTATTAAAGCTCAGCAATTAATTGATCAAAAGAAGTTTTCAGAAGCTGTTGAGTCCTTTGAGAAGCTTTCGCGAGGTGATGACGGATTGAATATCACGAACTTATCTAGATTTGAAATCGCTGAACTTAAAATTTTATTTAACGACTATTCAAATGCCTTGGCTCAGCTTGTCTATATTGTTGATCAAAAGGATAAAACTATCTTTGGAGATAGAGCTCTATTTAGGCAAACCGAGATTTATCTGTATGGAATAAAAGATTCAATTAAAACAATTCAATTTTTGGAAAAATTGCTTGTAGATTATCCACAATCTTTACTAATTACAGAAGCAAGAAAAATTATAAATAGAATAAAAGAAAATAATTTATAA